One cyanobiont of Ornithocercus magnificus DNA segment encodes these proteins:
- a CDS encoding circadian clock protein KaiB, which yields MRLRKTYILKLYVAGNTPNSMRALKALRDILETEFQGVYALKVIDVFKNPQLAEEDKILATPTLSKILPPPVRRIIGDLSDRERVLIGLDLLYDELLDADGASSAELLDKLTDDAADSTDP from the coding sequence ATGAGACTGCGCAAGACTTACATCCTCAAGCTTTATGTTGCTGGCAACACACCGAATTCTATGAGGGCTCTCAAGGCACTCCGCGACATTCTGGAGACAGAATTTCAGGGCGTCTATGCACTGAAAGTGATTGATGTTTTTAAGAATCCACAATTAGCTGAGGAGGACAAGATCCTAGCTACACCAACCCTTTCTAAGATCCTTCCACCACCAGTACGACGCATTATTGGCGACTTGTCTGATCGTGAGCGCGTGTTAATCGGCCTTGATCTACTTTACGACGAACTTTTGGATGCGGATGGTGCCTCCTCCGCTGAGCTTCTAGACAAATTGACAGATGACGCTGCTGATTCTACAGATCCCTAG
- a CDS encoding circadian clock protein KaiA codes for MVKPALTIALLLRSDELIAVCRHWLPSNRYRLVELPGVNKGNLVKVLASQREAVDAIVVDPSLLDNRARDDLQHEGLLFPAVVVGDLIGRVDYHSEEVHLPVDQLEQLGYNVDAAISCFLRHGQKEGRCGSNKPCSENSLVRSETWHLANRLQERLGCLGVFYKRDPARFLINLAPDEQCELLQSLKRTYHNLLISYFHDPAAANQALESFVNTSFFGNLPITRIVEIHVDLIDEFHKQLSLEGHKDNFLQDYRLMLLDVVAHLCEMYRRSMPADLPLGLGSSLRHLSS; via the coding sequence ATGGTCAAGCCGGCACTGACCATTGCCTTGTTACTAAGATCAGATGAGCTTATAGCAGTTTGCCGCCACTGGCTTCCCTCTAATCGCTACCGACTTGTTGAATTGCCAGGGGTAAATAAAGGCAATCTTGTAAAAGTCTTGGCAAGCCAGCGTGAGGCTGTAGACGCCATTGTTGTCGATCCTTCGCTACTAGATAACAGAGCACGGGATGACTTACAGCATGAAGGACTTTTGTTCCCTGCTGTTGTAGTGGGGGATTTGATAGGGAGGGTAGATTATCATTCAGAAGAAGTGCACCTACCAGTTGATCAACTTGAGCAACTTGGATACAATGTTGATGCTGCTATTTCTTGCTTCCTGCGCCATGGTCAGAAAGAAGGACGTTGTGGGAGTAATAAGCCCTGCAGTGAGAATAGTCTTGTTCGGTCAGAGACTTGGCACCTTGCAAATCGTCTGCAGGAGCGGCTTGGCTGTCTCGGAGTCTTTTACAAACGTGATCCAGCTCGATTCTTAATTAACTTAGCACCAGATGAGCAGTGCGAGCTTCTGCAGTCGCTTAAACGCACCTACCATAATCTGCTAATCAGTTATTTCCACGATCCCGCCGCCGCTAATCAGGCGCTGGAGAGCTTTGTCAACACATCATTTTTTGGGAATCTGCCAATTACACGCATAGTGGAGATTCACGTCGACCTCATTGACGAATTTCACAAGCAACTTAGCCTTGAGGGACATAAGGATAACTTCTTACAGGACTATAGACTGATGCTTCTAGATGTGGTAGCACATCTTTGTGAGATGTACCGCCGCTCTATGCCGGCAGATCTCCCATTAGGGCTTGGATCTAGCCTACGCCACTTATCCAGTTGA
- a CDS encoding 50S ribosomal protein L21 encodes MVELAKPTVEPDPGTYAIVDASGQQFWLQPSRYYDIDRLHADIDSTVTFDNVLLIRDKNGTTLGKPYVKDAKVELKVMAHRRGPKIVVYKMRPKKKTRRKNGHRQELTRVMVQSISVDGKALA; translated from the coding sequence ATGGTTGAACTTGCCAAGCCAACTGTCGAACCAGACCCAGGTACTTATGCAATTGTCGACGCTTCTGGACAGCAATTCTGGCTGCAACCTAGCCGCTACTATGACATTGACAGACTTCATGCAGACATTGACTCTACCGTGACCTTTGATAATGTCCTACTGATTAGGGACAAAAACGGTACCACCCTTGGTAAGCCTTATGTGAAAGATGCTAAGGTTGAGCTAAAGGTAATGGCACACCGCCGTGGTCCTAAAATTGTCGTCTACAAGATGCGTCCGAAGAAGAAGACACGACGTAAGAACGGCCATAGGCAAGAACTGACACGAGTAATGGTTCAGTCCATATCTGTTGATGGTAAAGCTCTCGCCTAG
- a CDS encoding 50S ribosomal protein L27: protein MAHKKGTGSTRNGRDSNAKRLGVKAYGGESVTAGAILIRQRGTPVLPGSNVGQGKDNTLFALSSGVVSFETIHRGLRRRKRISVLVS, encoded by the coding sequence ATGGCTCACAAGAAAGGTACAGGATCTACCAGGAATGGCCGTGACTCAAACGCTAAACGTCTTGGCGTCAAAGCTTATGGTGGGGAGTCAGTCACGGCTGGCGCTATCCTTATTCGTCAGCGTGGCACACCTGTCCTTCCCGGCTCGAATGTTGGGCAAGGTAAGGACAACACCCTATTTGCTCTCAGCAGTGGTGTGGTTAGTTTTGAGACTATTCATCGTGGTCTACGTAGGCGCAAGCGGATTAGTGTCTTGGTTAGCTGA
- a CDS encoding tRNA pseudouridine(55) synthase TruB codes for MPDVTFAMSQACKVLTEVVPGFLVIDKPTGLTSHDCVRRIRQVCKIRRVGHGGTLDPAATGVLPIALGSAARLLRFLPGDKIYKAVIQLGLHTSTNDLHGEILIRQGWSQEYKDTTIMHALAHFQGTIQQRPPQVSAIHIDGERAYKKVRRGEAVNLSPRLVTLHRLTLLEWDPDNGQLQVEIHCSPGTYIRSLARDLGELLGCGACLAGLQRTEAAGFGLAQAIPLPNIDAMPLQPLSILSGLSHMPRLCLQESEQKCWCHGHHLTLQMSRIECPSTSLNETSPNSVVALTEDGRVLGIGLLAPDWVLHPKVVLNATD; via the coding sequence ATGCCAGATGTCACATTCGCGATGTCTCAAGCATGTAAAGTCTTGACAGAAGTAGTTCCCGGCTTCCTAGTTATTGACAAACCTACTGGTCTCACTTCCCATGACTGCGTTAGACGAATCCGGCAGGTTTGTAAAATTAGACGAGTAGGTCATGGCGGCACCCTTGATCCTGCAGCAACTGGTGTGCTACCTATTGCGCTAGGGTCAGCAGCACGTCTACTGCGCTTTCTACCTGGAGACAAAATATATAAAGCCGTAATCCAGCTCGGGTTGCATACAAGCACTAATGATTTACATGGAGAGATACTGATACGCCAGGGCTGGTCTCAAGAATATAAAGATACTACCATAATGCATGCCTTAGCGCATTTCCAAGGTACAATACAACAACGCCCACCACAAGTATCTGCTATCCATATCGATGGCGAGAGAGCCTACAAAAAGGTCCGACGCGGTGAAGCAGTAAATCTATCCCCTCGTCTAGTTACTTTACACCGCCTAACCTTATTGGAATGGGATCCTGATAATGGGCAACTGCAAGTGGAAATCCACTGTTCTCCTGGCACCTATATACGTTCACTCGCACGAGATCTGGGTGAGTTGCTGGGTTGTGGTGCTTGTCTAGCAGGGCTGCAGCGTACTGAAGCCGCAGGCTTCGGTTTGGCGCAGGCAATACCCCTACCAAATATCGACGCGATGCCACTTCAACCCCTATCTATACTTAGCGGGCTCAGCCATATGCCACGTCTTTGCCTTCAAGAATCTGAGCAGAAGTGCTGGTGCCATGGACATCACCTAACATTGCAGATGAGTCGAATAGAGTGTCCTTCGACTTCACTCAACGAAACCTCGCCTAATTCTGTGGTAGCTCTTACTGAAGATGGTCGAGTGCTTGGGATTGGCCTACTAGCTCCTGATTGGGTTCTGCACCCAAAGGTGGTGCTCAATGCTACTGACTAG
- a CDS encoding YebC/PmpR family DNA-binding transcriptional regulator, giving the protein MAGHSKWSKIKRTKAALDIKKGAVFTRLGQEISTAAKAGSDPARNFQLRTAISKAKASGVPAVNIERAITKGSSRQSEGEAGLKAICYEGYGPGSVAILVEALTDNRNRTAADLRLAFSKYGGSLGESGCAAYLFEQRSEVCLQAMPPVKSAASSPEEILLESLVELESAQDYILGVDGIVRVQGPFAALEELHSGLQKQGWQLLSWGRCWIPLTVICPEEKLVERCLALLTAINLLDDVQLVVSNLNLDV; this is encoded by the coding sequence ATGGCCGGTCATAGTAAATGGTCTAAGATCAAACGCACAAAGGCAGCACTAGACATAAAGAAGGGAGCTGTATTTACGCGTCTTGGACAAGAGATCAGCACAGCTGCAAAAGCCGGGTCAGACCCGGCTAGGAACTTTCAGCTACGGACCGCTATCAGTAAAGCTAAGGCTTCTGGAGTACCAGCTGTAAATATTGAGAGGGCAATCACTAAGGGATCTAGTAGACAAAGTGAGGGCGAAGCGGGGCTCAAAGCCATCTGCTACGAAGGTTATGGTCCTGGTAGTGTAGCTATCTTAGTAGAGGCTCTAACAGATAATCGTAACCGTACTGCTGCAGATTTGCGTCTCGCTTTCAGTAAGTACGGCGGTAGCCTTGGCGAGTCAGGATGCGCAGCCTATCTATTCGAACAGCGCAGCGAGGTATGTTTACAGGCAATGCCGCCGGTTAAATCTGCAGCTTCTTCTCCTGAGGAGATACTTTTAGAATCCTTGGTTGAACTGGAAAGTGCCCAAGATTACATCCTAGGTGTAGATGGTATTGTCCGCGTACAAGGACCTTTTGCAGCACTTGAAGAATTACATAGCGGACTTCAAAAGCAAGGATGGCAGCTACTAAGTTGGGGTCGTTGTTGGATACCACTAACGGTAATATGTCCTGAGGAAAAACTAGTTGAGCGTTGCTTGGCATTATTAACTGCAATCAATCTTTTAGATGATGTTCAATTAGTAGTCTCAAATCTTAATCTTGATGTCTGA